One Phycisphaerae bacterium RAS2 DNA window includes the following coding sequences:
- the asnS gene encoding Asparagine--tRNA ligase — translation MIASIKDLHQHVGQSVTLQGWLYNKRDSGKIAFLVVRDGTGLCQCVVAKSPETEAFFEKARHVSQESSIRVTGLVRANEKQVGGHEVDVTALEIVGEAVDYPITPKPHGIEFLMKNRHLHFRSRRQWHILRIRATLVDEIRSYFNRNGFTLIDTPIFAPAAGEGAQTLFTVDYFGEPVYLAQTGQLYVEAACMAFGKVYCFGPTFRAEKSKTRRHLTEFWMVEPEIAYAELDDVIAVAEDFICSIVQRVLRDHRADLEFLGRDLASLEKIQKPFYRLTHKAAAEILRGGRGRALLEDDLKVKTARIEEIGKLMAEKESREKAAGVKQWERDKLVAEMAELKEELDDLEVEVKNIPHHIQLAEGFDENGDLGGSDETIISRLHDRPVFVTHYPKGCKAFYMKQNADDPTRVNNVDLLAPDGYGEIIGGSQREENIDILLHRVKEDELNPADYEWYFDLRRYGTVPHGGFGLGVERTLAWLCGLKHIRETIPFPRMMGRFYP, via the coding sequence ATGATCGCTTCCATCAAAGACCTTCATCAACACGTCGGCCAGTCTGTCACCCTACAGGGCTGGCTGTATAACAAGCGCGACTCGGGCAAGATCGCTTTCCTCGTCGTGCGCGACGGAACCGGGCTTTGCCAGTGCGTCGTGGCGAAATCGCCGGAGACGGAGGCCTTCTTCGAGAAGGCGCGGCACGTCTCGCAGGAATCTTCGATTCGCGTCACAGGGCTTGTTCGCGCGAACGAGAAGCAGGTCGGCGGCCACGAAGTGGATGTGACCGCGCTCGAGATCGTCGGCGAGGCGGTCGATTACCCCATCACGCCCAAGCCGCACGGCATCGAGTTCCTCATGAAGAACCGCCACCTGCATTTTCGCAGCCGGCGGCAGTGGCACATTCTTCGCATCCGCGCGACGCTGGTCGATGAGATTCGCAGCTACTTCAATCGCAACGGCTTCACGCTGATCGACACGCCGATCTTCGCGCCGGCCGCCGGTGAGGGTGCGCAGACGCTGTTCACGGTCGATTACTTCGGCGAGCCGGTTTACCTGGCGCAGACGGGGCAGTTGTACGTCGAGGCGGCGTGCATGGCGTTCGGAAAAGTGTATTGCTTCGGGCCGACGTTTCGCGCCGAGAAGAGCAAGACGCGGCGGCATCTCACCGAGTTCTGGATGGTCGAGCCGGAGATCGCGTACGCCGAGTTGGATGATGTGATCGCCGTGGCGGAGGATTTTATTTGCTCGATTGTGCAGCGCGTGTTGCGCGATCACCGGGCGGACCTGGAATTTCTCGGGCGCGACCTGGCGTCGCTCGAAAAGATACAAAAGCCGTTTTATCGGCTGACGCACAAGGCGGCGGCGGAGATTCTCCGCGGCGGCAGGGGCCGCGCGCTGCTGGAGGACGACCTGAAGGTGAAGACCGCGCGGATCGAGGAGATCGGCAAGCTGATGGCCGAGAAGGAGTCGCGCGAGAAGGCGGCCGGCGTGAAGCAGTGGGAGCGCGACAAGCTGGTGGCCGAGATGGCCGAGTTGAAGGAGGAGCTGGACGACCTCGAAGTCGAGGTGAAGAACATCCCGCATCACATTCAACTCGCCGAGGGCTTTGATGAGAACGGCGACCTGGGCGGCAGCGACGAGACGATTATCTCGCGGTTGCACGATCGGCCGGTGTTCGTGACGCATTATCCCAAGGGTTGCAAGGCGTTTTACATGAAGCAGAACGCCGACGATCCGACGCGCGTGAACAACGTGGACCTGCTGGCCCCCGACGGCTACGGCGAGATCATCGGCGGCAGCCAGCGTGAGGAAAATATTGACATTTTGCTGCATCGTGTTAAGGAAGACGAACTCAACCCGGCGGACTACGAATGGTATTTCGACCTGCGACGATACGGCACCGTCCCCCACGGCGGCTTCGGCCTCGGCGTCGAGCGAACGCTGGCGTGGCTGTGTGGATTGAAGCACATCCGGGAAACGATCCCGTTCCCGCGGATGATGGGGCGGTTCTATCCGTGA
- the glnS gene encoding Glutamine--tRNA ligase, with amino-acid sequence MTADDTTPASRHFIHDLIAADNASGRWGGRVHTRFPPEPNGYLHIGHAKAICLNSGLAAEYGGLFNLRFDDTNPEKEEQEYVDSIIRDVRWLGADWGDRLLHASDYFDKMYEWALLLIRKGKAYVCDLNAEETRAHRGTLTSPGRNSPHRDRSAEENLDLFDRMRRGEFPDGSRTLRAKIDMAHPNLNLRDPIMYRIIHAEHHRQGAKWCVYPTYDWAHGLEDSIEGITHSICTLEFENHRPLYDWYIDAINEGNPAPIHHPQQIEFARLELTYTVMSKRRLLELVRDKHVRGWDDPRMPTVSGLRRRGYTPASIRAFCADIGVAKFNSVIDFVRLENAIREELNRTAPRRMAVLRPLKLVITNYPEGPGELLEAVNNPEDAAAGTRKVPFARELYIERDDFREDPPKGYFRLFPGNEVRLRYAYFVKCTNVLKDATGNVTEVHCTYDPATRGGDSPDGRKVKGTIHWVSAAHALDAEVRLYDHLFAKEDPDDVGEVDAANPSPERKRAGTNALPGGGIAVPLAPMTTWPRDWRSNLNPNSLEVLTGCKLEPALADAACRIDAHGTINPDRVQFERLGYFCVDPDTKPGAMIFNRTVSLKDAWLKSQQVNRKR; translated from the coding sequence ATGACTGCTGACGACACGACACCGGCCTCGCGCCACTTCATCCACGACCTCATCGCCGCAGACAACGCATCCGGTCGATGGGGCGGCCGCGTCCACACGCGCTTCCCCCCCGAGCCGAACGGCTACCTGCACATCGGCCACGCCAAGGCGATTTGTCTGAACTCGGGACTGGCGGCTGAATACGGCGGCCTGTTTAACCTCCGCTTCGACGACACCAACCCGGAGAAGGAAGAACAGGAGTACGTCGACTCGATCATCCGCGACGTGCGCTGGCTCGGGGCCGACTGGGGCGATCGGCTGCTCCACGCCTCGGATTATTTCGACAAGATGTACGAGTGGGCGCTGCTGCTCATCCGCAAGGGCAAGGCCTATGTGTGCGATCTGAACGCCGAGGAGACGCGCGCCCATCGCGGCACGCTCACCTCGCCCGGTCGAAACAGCCCGCACCGCGACCGTTCGGCGGAGGAGAATCTCGACCTGTTCGACCGCATGCGCCGCGGTGAATTTCCCGACGGCTCGCGCACGCTCCGCGCCAAGATCGACATGGCGCACCCGAATCTGAACCTGCGCGACCCGATCATGTATCGCATCATCCACGCCGAACACCATCGCCAAGGCGCGAAATGGTGTGTCTATCCGACGTACGACTGGGCGCACGGCCTGGAGGACTCCATCGAGGGCATCACCCACAGCATCTGCACGCTGGAGTTTGAGAATCACCGGCCGCTGTATGACTGGTACATCGACGCCATCAACGAGGGCAACCCCGCGCCGATTCACCATCCGCAACAAATCGAGTTCGCGCGACTGGAACTCACCTACACCGTCATGAGCAAGCGGCGGCTGTTGGAACTCGTGCGCGACAAGCACGTGCGAGGTTGGGATGATCCGCGCATGCCGACCGTCAGCGGACTGCGCCGTCGCGGCTACACGCCGGCGAGCATCCGCGCCTTCTGCGCCGACATCGGCGTAGCGAAGTTCAACAGCGTGATCGACTTCGTGCGACTGGAGAACGCCATCCGCGAGGAACTGAACCGCACCGCGCCGCGGCGCATGGCCGTGCTGCGCCCGTTGAAGCTGGTCATCACCAATTACCCTGAAGGCCCCGGCGAACTGCTCGAAGCGGTGAACAATCCCGAGGATGCGGCCGCCGGCACGCGGAAGGTGCCCTTCGCGCGCGAGCTGTACATCGAGCGCGACGATTTCCGCGAAGACCCGCCCAAGGGTTACTTCCGGCTCTTCCCCGGCAACGAGGTGCGGCTGCGCTACGCCTACTTCGTGAAGTGTACAAATGTTTTGAAAGATGCAACGGGGAATGTGACCGAAGTGCATTGCACCTACGACCCCGCCACGCGCGGCGGCGATTCGCCTGACGGCCGCAAAGTGAAAGGCACGATCCACTGGGTCAGCGCGGCGCACGCCCTCGACGCCGAAGTGCGGCTATATGACCACCTGTTTGCAAAAGAAGATCCGGACGACGTGGGCGAGGTCGATGCAGCCAATCCCAGCCCCGAGCGCAAGCGAGCGGGCACCAACGCGCTGCCCGGAGGAGGCATTGCTGTTCCGCTCGCGCCCATGACCACCTGGCCGCGCGACTGGCGATCGAATCTCAACCCCAACTCGCTCGAAGTGCTCACCGGCTGCAAGCTCGAACCGGCGCTGGCCGACGCGGCGTGCCGCATCGACGCGCACGGCACGATCAACCCCGACCGCGTGCAATTCGAACGGCTGGGCTACTTCTGCGTCGATCCCGACACGAAGCCTGGCGCGATGATCTTCAATCGCACGGTGTCGTTGAAGGATGCTTGGCTGAAATCACAACAAGTCAATAGGAAGAGGTAG
- the guaA gene encoding GMP synthase [glutamine-hydrolyzing], with product MTHQTIAILDFGAQYLQLIARRVRENQVHSLIFAPGVSPEELRKHNIIGVILSGGPASAYERGAPRLHDGLFELGVPILGICYGMQAAAQQLGGRVEAAQLREYGRTKLERTRPDPILAHVPESTTVWMSHGDVVTDFGGDFVTLARTPSCPHAVVRHKSRPLYGVQFHPEVSHTPEGSQILRNFLYEICGAAGTWNPGSIIDQSVEAIRRTVEPGASVIVGLSGGVDSAVTAAIIHRAIPDRLKCIFVDNGLLRANERQRVEAVFEGHFHMDLHVADAAERFLNRLAGVIDPQEKRRRIGHEFIEVFKSEATRIPGAHYLAQGTLYPDVIESGHSAAGPTANIKLHHNVGGLPAELGFKLVEPLRDLFKDEVRIIGEILGLPEELVWRHPFPGPGLAVRIIGEVTHERCELLRAADRIIIEEITASGWYRKIAQAFGVLLPVSSVGVMGDGRSYAGQNVIVVRFVESRDFMTADWVPIEPGVLAQISTRITNEVAGVNRVVYDITSKPPATIEWE from the coding sequence ATGACCCACCAGACCATTGCCATCCTCGACTTCGGCGCACAGTACCTGCAACTCATCGCGCGGCGCGTGCGCGAGAACCAGGTGCATTCGCTCATCTTCGCGCCCGGCGTGTCGCCGGAGGAGCTGCGCAAGCACAACATCATCGGTGTCATTCTCAGCGGCGGGCCGGCCAGTGCCTATGAGCGAGGCGCGCCGCGGCTGCACGACGGGCTGTTCGAGCTTGGTGTGCCGATTCTCGGCATCTGCTACGGCATGCAGGCGGCGGCACAGCAACTGGGCGGGCGCGTCGAGGCGGCGCAATTGCGCGAGTATGGCCGCACAAAGCTGGAACGGACCAGGCCCGATCCGATTCTCGCCCACGTTCCGGAATCGACAACAGTCTGGATGTCGCACGGCGACGTGGTGACCGACTTCGGCGGCGATTTTGTAACACTCGCCCGCACGCCATCCTGTCCCCATGCGGTCGTCCGGCACAAGTCCCGCCCGCTGTACGGTGTGCAATTCCACCCCGAAGTGTCGCACACGCCCGAAGGCAGTCAGATACTTCGGAACTTCCTGTACGAAATTTGCGGCGCGGCCGGCACCTGGAACCCCGGCTCGATCATCGATCAGTCCGTCGAGGCGATCCGCCGCACCGTTGAACCCGGCGCGAGCGTGATCGTCGGCCTGTCCGGCGGGGTCGATTCGGCCGTCACCGCGGCGATCATTCATCGCGCCATCCCTGATCGACTCAAGTGCATCTTTGTTGACAATGGTCTCTTACGCGCCAACGAGCGGCAGCGTGTCGAAGCGGTGTTCGAGGGGCACTTTCACATGGACCTGCACGTGGCGGATGCCGCCGAGCGATTTCTCAATCGCCTCGCCGGTGTCATCGATCCGCAGGAAAAGCGACGCCGCATCGGCCACGAGTTCATTGAAGTATTCAAATCCGAGGCGACGCGCATTCCCGGTGCGCACTACCTCGCGCAGGGCACGCTCTATCCCGACGTGATCGAGTCGGGCCATTCGGCGGCCGGGCCTACCGCGAACATCAAGCTGCATCACAACGTCGGCGGGCTGCCGGCGGAGCTGGGCTTCAAATTAGTCGAGCCGTTGCGCGATCTGTTCAAGGACGAGGTGCGCATCATCGGCGAGATCCTGGGCCTGCCGGAGGAACTCGTCTGGCGGCATCCGTTCCCCGGCCCGGGTCTGGCGGTGCGCATCATCGGCGAAGTAACACACGAGCGGTGCGAATTGCTGCGCGCCGCCGACCGCATCATCATCGAGGAGATCACCGCGTCGGGCTGGTATCGCAAGATTGCTCAGGCTTTCGGCGTGCTGCTGCCGGTGTCGAGCGTCGGCGTCATGGGCGACGGGCGCAGTTACGCCGGGCAGAATGTCATCGTCGTGCGATTTGTCGAGTCGCGCGATTTCATGACCGCCGACTGGGTGCCGATCGAACCGGGCGTGCTGGCTCAAATCTCGACACGCATCACAAACGAGGTCGCGGGGGTCAATCGCGTGGTGTACGACATCACCAGCAAACCGCCGGCGACGATTGAGTGGGAATAG
- the cymR_1 gene encoding HTH-type transcriptional regulator CymR, translating into MLLSTGCHYAVAALVRIVHTAEPGRFCLVKDIVGPLDVPRDYLRKLLQQLVRAGVLASAKGRGGGFALNRLAGQITLRHIIEAIDGPDRTYRCMYGLTQCSASHPCNHLPGWAAVRRQMDDLLDRTTLADLAAVVRF; encoded by the coding sequence ATGCTTCTATCCACCGGTTGCCATTACGCCGTCGCCGCGCTGGTGCGGATCGTTCACACGGCCGAGCCGGGGCGTTTCTGCCTGGTGAAGGACATCGTCGGGCCACTGGACGTGCCGCGCGATTACCTCCGCAAGCTGCTGCAACAACTCGTCCGCGCCGGCGTACTGGCGTCGGCCAAGGGCCGCGGCGGCGGCTTCGCGCTCAACCGCCTCGCGGGCCAGATCACGCTTCGCCACATTATCGAGGCCATTGACGGTCCCGATCGCACCTACCGCTGTATGTACGGCCTGACGCAGTGCAGTGCGTCGCATCCTTGCAATCATCTGCCCGGCTGGGCGGCCGTGCGGCGACAGATGGACGACCTGCTGGATCGCACGACGCTGGCGGATCTCGCGGCGGTTGTACGATTTTGA
- the gltX gene encoding Glutamate--tRNA ligase 1, which yields MTTSTQIRARFAPSPTGYLHVGGARTALFNWLFCKRFGGTFILRIEDTDILRNIEGAEAKLIEDLRWLGIEYDEGPDVGGPAGPYRQSERCDLYDAAAKKLLAEGKAYYAFDTPEELDALRREATAKKVGFRYPRPVHFPTEAEAAKARAEGRPVVVRFAVPDEPITIHDEILGDVTFGAGELEDLVIVKSNGWPTYHFAVVVDDAHMKISHVLRAQEHLMNTPKHVFMQRALGFPSPAFAHLPLVFNLDGSKMSKRDKAKSVQKAITDRGGKLSPQSPDGAAWQASLVSAAGGAEVIDRLKKGDAPDSATLDRLGRFLGVQLPEIDVHDFRVSGYLPEALVNFVALIGWSPGNDREILTRAEMIEAFSIDRINKTAGRFDREKLLSFNTTYVAAATPNRLLAAFRDWAAASESPMARLDDATVNRVLAACKGFRTFADVESKAGVLFADDATVVYDVDAVKKVLAKNDGAGYAMLERIRGELEGLTPWCAESVEAWVKSFCEKTGSKMGDVAQPLRVAVAGRTVSPSIGETLDLLGRERTLARIMRCMQFALG from the coding sequence ATGACGACTTCGACTCAAATTCGTGCCCGGTTTGCCCCTTCCCCCACGGGCTATCTGCATGTCGGCGGGGCGCGGACGGCGCTGTTTAACTGGCTGTTCTGCAAACGCTTCGGCGGCACGTTCATTCTGCGCATCGAAGACACCGACATTCTGCGAAACATCGAGGGGGCCGAAGCGAAGCTGATCGAAGACCTCCGCTGGCTGGGCATCGAGTACGACGAAGGGCCGGATGTCGGCGGGCCGGCTGGGCCGTATCGTCAGTCCGAGCGGTGCGATCTGTACGACGCGGCGGCGAAGAAGCTGCTCGCCGAGGGCAAGGCTTATTATGCCTTCGACACGCCGGAGGAGCTGGACGCCCTGCGGCGTGAGGCAACGGCAAAAAAAGTCGGTTTTCGCTATCCGAGGCCGGTGCACTTTCCCACCGAGGCCGAGGCAGCGAAAGCGCGGGCCGAAGGGCGGCCGGTCGTCGTGCGATTCGCCGTGCCGGATGAGCCGATCACGATCCACGACGAGATTCTTGGCGACGTGACGTTCGGCGCGGGCGAATTGGAAGACCTCGTAATCGTCAAGAGTAACGGCTGGCCGACGTATCACTTCGCCGTCGTAGTCGATGACGCGCACATGAAGATCAGCCACGTGCTGCGGGCGCAGGAACACCTGATGAACACGCCCAAGCACGTGTTCATGCAGCGCGCCCTGGGCTTTCCGTCGCCGGCGTTTGCGCACCTGCCGCTCGTGTTTAATCTGGACGGCTCGAAGATGTCCAAGCGCGACAAAGCCAAGTCCGTGCAGAAGGCGATCACCGATCGCGGCGGAAAGCTGTCGCCGCAGTCGCCGGATGGTGCGGCGTGGCAAGCGTCGCTGGTGTCGGCCGCGGGCGGGGCCGAAGTGATCGATCGGTTGAAGAAGGGCGACGCACCGGATTCGGCAACGCTGGATCGGCTGGGTCGATTCCTCGGGGTGCAATTGCCGGAAATCGACGTGCACGATTTTCGTGTGAGCGGCTATTTGCCTGAAGCGCTGGTGAATTTTGTCGCGCTGATCGGCTGGTCGCCCGGGAACGACCGCGAGATCCTCACGCGCGCGGAGATGATCGAGGCATTCTCCATAGATCGCATCAACAAGACGGCCGGCCGCTTCGACCGCGAGAAACTGCTGTCGTTCAACACGACGTATGTCGCCGCAGCGACGCCGAACCGGTTGCTAGCAGCGTTTCGCGACTGGGCGGCGGCGAGTGAATCGCCGATGGCGCGGCTGGACGATGCGACAGTCAATCGTGTGCTTGCGGCTTGCAAGGGGTTTCGCACGTTTGCCGATGTGGAGTCGAAGGCCGGCGTGCTGTTCGCGGATGATGCAACTGTGGTGTACGACGTCGACGCGGTGAAGAAGGTGTTGGCGAAGAATGACGGCGCGGGGTACGCGATGCTGGAGCGGATTCGCGGTGAGCTGGAGGGGCTGACGCCCTGGTGCGCCGAATCGGTCGAGGCCTGGGTGAAGTCATTTTGCGAAAAGACCGGGTCGAAGATGGGCGACGTGGCCCAGCCGCTGCGTGTGGCGGTCGCGGGGCGAACGGTCAGTCCGTCGATCGGCGAGACGCTGGATCTGCTGGGGCGGGAGCGTACGTTGGCGCGAATAATGCGATGCATGCAATTCGCTTTAGGTTGA